One Periophthalmus magnuspinnatus isolate fPerMag1 chromosome 15, fPerMag1.2.pri, whole genome shotgun sequence genomic window carries:
- the LOC117382849 gene encoding putative claudin-24 yields MPRSAPPFTPTPPVPYSSPTVPVPCPLLELLSLAFLLCSWLLALSCCLSPWMERHLELVELEKVHVSLWSGCVVQDSVFSCKPHSSLLSLPLPLLLGRGLLLGALMSGAAAIAVTVPGLRLVHMPKCFGVAASGALKRRLRGCGAVLCVLSAVLEACPVSWAGYVTIRRYQEDTILEMIPRWDLGIGLFLGWTSAAVYMLTVGALWSSCREEGEVTAQRGRSMVQRDGARQEYV; encoded by the exons ATGCCCCGGTCAGCCCCCCCCTTTACCCCCACCCCCCCCGTCCCCTACTCCTCTCCCACTGTCCCTGTCCCCTGCCCCCTCCTGGAACTGCTGTCCCTGGccttcctgctctgctcctggctcctggctcTCTCGTGCTGTCTGAGTCCATGGATGGAGCGTCATCTGGAGCTGGTGGAGTTGGAGAAGGTCCATGTGAGTCTGTGGTCAGGGTGTGTGGTCCAGGACTCAGTCTTCAGCTGTAAACCTCACAGCTCCCTCCTCAGCctacccctccccctcctgctgGGCCGCGGACTCCTTCTGGGGGCGCTAATGAGCGGAGCCGCCGCCATCGCTGTCACTGTTCCTGGACTGAGACTGGTGCACATGCCCAAG TGCTTTGGCGTGGCTGCTTCTGGGGCACTGAAGCGCAGACTGCGTGGGTGCGGGGCGGTGCTGTGCGTGTTGTCAGCGGTTCTGGAGGCATGTCCCGTGTCGTGGGCAGGGTATGTGACAATCCGGCGGTATCAGGAGGACACCATTTTGGAGATGATTCCTCGATGGGACCTGGGGATCGGGCTATTTCTGGGCTGGACCTCGGCTGCAGTCTACATGCTGACTGTGGGGGCACTATGGAGCTCCTGCAGGGAAGAGGGCGAGGTTACAGCGCAGAGGGGCAGGTCTATGGTGCAGAGGGACGGGGCCAGGCAGGAGTACGTCTGA